In one Nicotiana tomentosiformis chromosome 6, ASM39032v3, whole genome shotgun sequence genomic region, the following are encoded:
- the LOC138894035 gene encoding uncharacterized protein gives MSVQEYSLQFDLLARYAPTIVSKMEDRVLRFMMGLEPHLLNDCMSVSLQPDMDISHIQAYAQGVEERKQKQRMDREHDRAQNKRARSSCPSGEFRGAQRPQYLRYPAQPSASAPPQFGGKRFDRSTYSGSGQNFRASGSQYRGESSQMRPPLPRYAQCGKQHARQCRMGLGVCYTYDYPIHVLRDCLMRADASIAQPAGSVAGLSLSVRLPGQGSQAPMSRGRGRGGASSSSGP, from the coding sequence atgagtgttcaagaatacagtcttcagtttgatttgttggctaggtatgctcctactattgtatctaagatggaggatcgggttctcCGATTCATGATGGGGTTAGAACCGCACTTGCTTAACgattgtatgtcggtctcacttcagcctgacatggatatttctcatattcaggcatatgctcagggtgtagaggagcgtaagcagaagcagaggatggatcgtgagcatgatagggcccAGAATAAGAGAGCAAGGTCTTCgtgtccttctggtgagtttcgaggtgctCAAAGACCACAATACctgaggtatccagcccagccatcggctagcgcGCCCCCTCAGTTTGGCGgtaagagatttgatcgttccacatattcagggtcTGGTCAGAATTTTAGGGCCTcaggttctcagtataggggtgagtcaagtcagatgaggccgcccttgccacgatacgctcagtgtggtaagcagcatgccaGGCAGTGTCGTATGGGGttaggtgtttgttatacttatgATTATCCGATCCACGTTTTGAGGGATTGTCTGATGAGAGCTGATGCAAGCATAGCtcagccagcgggatctgtaGCTGGTTTGTCATTATCAGTACGCCTCCCTGgccaaggttcacaagcaccaatgagtcgtggtagaggcagaggtggagcatctagctcgagcggtccttaG